In Corynebacterium endometrii, one DNA window encodes the following:
- a CDS encoding F0F1 ATP synthase subunit B, giving the protein MNNVLYYLAAEGGETLPLEGGNSILLPKAYDIVWSLIPFLVILFVFGKFVIPKFQELLQEREDRIEGGIKRAEAQQAEAKAALEKYNAQLADARTEAAEIREAARERGKQIEAEAKANAEEESRRIVAAGEKQLEASRAQVVSELRSDIGQNSINLAEKLLGGELSDATKQSSTIDNFLSELDNVAPAGK; this is encoded by the coding sequence ATGAACAACGTCCTTTACTACCTTGCTGCAGAAGGAGGGGAGACTCTGCCACTCGAAGGCGGAAACTCCATCCTTCTGCCCAAGGCATATGACATCGTCTGGTCTCTCATTCCGTTTCTCGTAATTCTGTTCGTCTTCGGCAAGTTCGTTATTCCGAAGTTCCAGGAACTACTGCAGGAGCGTGAAGACCGGATTGAGGGCGGCATCAAGCGCGCTGAGGCCCAGCAGGCCGAAGCAAAGGCCGCACTCGAGAAGTACAATGCTCAGCTTGCAGACGCTCGTACTGAGGCCGCGGAGATCCGCGAGGCTGCGCGTGAGCGCGGCAAGCAGATTGAGGCCGAGGCTAAGGCTAACGCTGAGGAAGAGTCCCGCCGTATTGTCGCCGCTGGCGAGAAGCAGCTGGAAGCTTCCCGTGCCCAGGTCGTCTCTGAGCTGCGTTCCGATATCGGACAGAACTCCATCAACCTGGCTGAGAAGCTCCTCGGCGGCGAACTTTCCGACGCCACCAAGCAGTCTTCCACCATTGATAACTTCCTGTCCGAGCTCGACAATGTGGCACCGGCCGGAAAGTAG
- a CDS encoding ATP synthase F0 subunit C, translating to MNEIILAQAAESTITGLGTIGYGIATIGPGLGIGILVGKTVEGMARQPEMAGQLRTTMFLGIAFVEALALIGLVAGFLF from the coding sequence ATGAACGAGATCATCCTGGCTCAGGCTGCAGAGTCCACCATCACTGGCCTCGGCACCATCGGCTACGGCATCGCTACCATCGGCCCAGGCCTGGGCATCGGCATCCTCGTCGGCAAGACCGTTGAGGGCATGGCACGTCAGCCTGAGATGGCCGGCCAGCTCCGTACCACCATGTTCCTGGGTATCGCATTCGTTGAGGCACTCGCTCTCATCGGCCTGGTTGCAGGCTTCCTGTTCTAA
- the atpA gene encoding F0F1 ATP synthase subunit alpha, producing the protein MAELTISSDEIRSAIANYTSSYSAEASREEVGVVISAADGIAQVSGLPSVMANELLEFPGGVIGVAQNLDTNSIGVVVLGNFETLTEGDEVKRTGEVLSIPVGEEFLGRVINPLGQPIDGLGPIAKEEDRVLELQAPSVLQRQPVEEPMQTGIKAIDAMTPIGRGQRQLIIGDRKTGKTAVCIDTILNQKANWESGDKSKQLRCIYVAIGQKGSTIAGVRQTLEEHGALEYTTIVAAPASDSAGFKWLAPFSGAALGQHWMYQGNHVLIIYDDLTKQAEAYRAISLLLRRPPGREAYPGDVFYLHSRLLERAAKLSDDMGAGSMTALPIIETKANDVSAFIPTNVISITDGQVFLESDLFNQGVRPAINVGVSVSRVGGAAQTKGMKKVAGNLRLDLAAFRDLEAFAAFASDLDSASKAQLERGQRLVELLKQAESSPQPVEFQMVSIFLADKGVFDVVPVEDVRRFEAELHEYLNQNTPQVFEQIAGGQALSEESQQALVAAAEDFTPTFRTTEGHNLGTEAPVDPLDANEVKKTELSVSRKTAK; encoded by the coding sequence ATGGCGGAGCTGACGATCTCCTCCGACGAGATCCGTAGCGCGATTGCGAACTACACCTCGAGCTACTCCGCGGAGGCCTCCCGTGAGGAGGTCGGCGTGGTCATTTCGGCAGCTGACGGTATTGCGCAGGTTTCTGGCCTGCCGTCCGTGATGGCGAATGAGCTTCTCGAGTTCCCAGGCGGCGTTATTGGCGTCGCACAGAACCTTGACACCAACTCCATCGGTGTCGTGGTCCTGGGCAACTTCGAGACCCTTACTGAGGGCGACGAGGTAAAGAGGACCGGCGAGGTTCTCTCCATCCCTGTGGGCGAGGAATTCCTCGGCCGCGTAATTAACCCACTGGGTCAGCCGATTGACGGCCTGGGCCCTATTGCAAAGGAAGAGGACCGCGTCCTCGAGCTGCAGGCACCTTCCGTTCTGCAGCGCCAGCCAGTGGAAGAGCCAATGCAGACCGGCATCAAGGCTATTGACGCGATGACCCCAATTGGTCGTGGTCAGCGTCAGTTGATCATTGGTGACCGTAAGACCGGTAAGACCGCCGTTTGTATTGACACCATTCTTAACCAGAAGGCTAACTGGGAATCCGGCGACAAGTCCAAGCAGCTGCGTTGCATCTACGTAGCCATTGGCCAGAAGGGTTCCACCATTGCTGGCGTTCGCCAGACTCTGGAAGAGCACGGCGCACTGGAGTACACCACCATCGTGGCGGCACCAGCGTCTGATTCCGCCGGCTTCAAGTGGCTTGCACCATTCTCCGGCGCGGCTCTGGGCCAGCACTGGATGTACCAGGGCAACCACGTCCTGATCATTTACGATGATCTCACCAAGCAGGCCGAGGCCTACCGTGCGATCTCCCTGCTTCTGCGCCGCCCACCGGGCCGCGAGGCATACCCAGGTGACGTCTTCTACCTGCACTCCCGTCTGCTGGAGCGTGCTGCAAAGCTCTCCGATGACATGGGTGCCGGTTCCATGACTGCACTGCCAATCATCGAGACCAAGGCGAATGACGTTTCCGCGTTCATTCCTACCAACGTTATTTCCATTACCGACGGCCAGGTCTTCCTGGAGTCCGACCTGTTCAACCAGGGCGTCCGTCCGGCGATTAACGTCGGTGTTTCCGTGTCCCGTGTTGGCGGCGCCGCACAGACCAAGGGCATGAAGAAGGTTGCCGGTAACCTGCGTCTTGACCTGGCTGCCTTCCGTGACCTCGAGGCATTCGCTGCCTTCGCTTCTGACCTGGACTCCGCGTCCAAGGCACAGCTCGAGCGCGGCCAGCGCCTCGTCGAGCTGCTGAAGCAGGCAGAGTCCTCCCCACAGCCGGTTGAGTTCCAGATGGTTTCCATCTTCCTCGCCGACAAGGGCGTATTCGACGTCGTTCCCGTCGAGGACGTTCGCCGCTTCGAGGCCGAACTGCACGAGTACCTGAATCAGAACACTCCTCAGGTATTCGAGCAGATTGCCGGCGGCCAGGCTCTGAGCGAAGAGTCTCAGCAGGCTCTGGTTGCTGCGGCAGAGGACTTCACCCCAACCTTTCGCACCACTGAAGGCCACAACCTAGGCACTGAAGCGCCGGTTGACCCATTGGATGCGAACGAGGTTAAGAAGACCGAGCTCAGCGTCTCCCGCAAGACGGCTAAGTAA
- the atpB gene encoding F0F1 ATP synthase subunit A, whose protein sequence is MKGSFHAPELDPEFFPGQYYGDILLNDVLGGWFALDRLMLVRLLMAAVLVILFVVAFRNPKLIPKGLQNVAEYALDFVRIHIAEDILGKKEGRRFLPVIATIFFTILFMNVATIIPLLNISPNARIGMPIVLAIFAYIVMIYAGSKRYGFGKFVKSSVVIPNLPPALHLLVVPIEFFSTFILRPVTLALRLMANFLAGHIILVLLYSATNFFFWQLNGWTAMAGVTAFAAILFTVYECIIIFLQAYIFALLTAVYIELSLHADSH, encoded by the coding sequence ATGAAGGGTAGCTTCCACGCACCCGAACTGGATCCAGAATTTTTCCCGGGGCAATACTACGGCGACATTCTGCTCAACGACGTGTTGGGCGGTTGGTTCGCACTGGATCGCCTGATGCTCGTCCGCCTGCTCATGGCGGCAGTATTGGTAATCCTTTTTGTTGTCGCTTTTAGGAATCCGAAGCTGATTCCTAAAGGTCTTCAGAACGTCGCAGAATACGCGTTGGATTTTGTTCGCATCCACATCGCTGAAGACATTCTTGGCAAGAAGGAGGGGCGCCGTTTCCTTCCGGTTATCGCGACCATCTTCTTCACCATTTTGTTCATGAATGTCGCCACGATCATTCCTTTGCTGAACATCTCTCCAAACGCGCGTATCGGTATGCCAATCGTGCTGGCAATCTTCGCGTACATCGTTATGATCTACGCGGGTTCCAAGCGCTACGGCTTCGGCAAGTTCGTGAAGTCTTCGGTAGTGATTCCTAATCTGCCGCCGGCTCTGCACCTGCTGGTTGTACCGATTGAGTTCTTCTCAACCTTCATTCTGCGCCCAGTCACCCTGGCTCTTCGTCTGATGGCGAACTTCCTTGCAGGCCACATCATTTTGGTCCTCCTTTACTCGGCTACCAACTTCTTCTTCTGGCAGCTCAACGGTTGGACCGCAATGGCTGGCGTGACCGCGTTCGCAGCGATTCTGTTCACGGTTTACGAGTGCATCATCATCTTCCTGCAGGCATACATCTTTGCCCTGCTGACGGCGGTGTACATCGAACTGTCACTCCATGCAGATTCGCACTAG
- a CDS encoding F0F1 ATP synthase subunit delta — MKAASREALANAESSLDQVLAEAGAVAIAAETGMDLFEIADVLDSDRELRVAVSDSAAPESARKSLVSQLIGEKVNPTTLKVVEDAVASNWSSGRDLVNGLVALGRRALLRGAESQGQLGQVEDELFRLSRILDREGELTQLLSDRTATSARKRGLLANVLYGKVTMFTEALALQVIGRPEHNPIDDTAALASKAAELQGRTVAHVVSAGELNEGQQAVLAEKLGKIYGRAMSIHSEVDTSLLGGMTIRVGDEVIDGSTAGKIARLRTAMK; from the coding sequence ATGAAGGCAGCTAGCCGCGAAGCACTCGCTAACGCAGAATCTAGCCTGGATCAGGTCCTGGCAGAGGCAGGCGCAGTAGCGATTGCAGCAGAGACCGGTATGGATCTGTTCGAGATTGCAGACGTCCTTGACAGCGACCGCGAGTTGCGCGTCGCCGTATCCGATTCTGCTGCTCCAGAGTCCGCACGCAAGTCCCTGGTTAGCCAGTTGATTGGCGAAAAGGTCAACCCAACCACCTTGAAGGTTGTTGAGGATGCCGTTGCCTCTAATTGGTCCTCCGGCCGCGACTTGGTAAACGGTCTGGTTGCTCTCGGCCGCCGCGCACTGCTGCGCGGCGCTGAGTCTCAGGGTCAGCTTGGACAGGTTGAGGATGAACTTTTCCGTCTGTCCCGCATCCTGGACCGCGAGGGCGAGCTTACCCAGCTGCTTTCCGACCGCACTGCAACGTCCGCGCGCAAGCGTGGGTTGCTGGCAAATGTTCTGTACGGCAAGGTCACTATGTTTACCGAGGCGCTAGCGCTCCAGGTCATTGGCCGCCCAGAGCACAACCCAATTGATGACACTGCCGCTCTTGCCTCCAAGGCAGCCGAGCTGCAGGGCCGTACCGTGGCACACGTTGTCTCTGCGGGTGAACTGAACGAAGGCCAGCAGGCAGTACTCGCCGAGAAGCTGGGCAAAATTTATGGTCGTGCGATGTCCATCCACTCTGAGGTTGACACCAGCCTCCTCGGTGGTATGACCATACGCGTCGGCGACGAAGTCATTGATGGTTCTACCGCGGGCAAGATTGCTCGCCTGCGAACCGCTATGAAGTAA
- a CDS encoding F0F1 ATP synthase subunit gamma produces MANLRELRDRIRSVNSTKKITKAQELIATSRITKAQARVEASLPYANEMTNVMNRLAAASSLDHPMLRVREDAKVAAVLVVTSDRGMCGGYNNNVFKKAAELEALLKSEGYEIVRYVTGGKGVGFYKFREADVAGSWTGFSQDPSWEATHDVRRHLIDGFVAGSNGTTKGRDGLHTEGEGNGVRGFDVVHVVYTEFESMLTQTARAQQLLPVVPVVQEREMHLGGSATETAEDAEIGPDVEFEPDADTLMEALLPKYVSRTLYAMFLEASASESAARRTAMKSATDNATELVKDLSRVANQARQAQITQEITEIVGGAGALAESAESD; encoded by the coding sequence ATGGCAAATCTTCGCGAATTGCGTGACCGTATCAGGTCCGTGAACTCGACTAAGAAGATCACCAAGGCACAGGAGCTCATTGCGACCTCGCGCATTACCAAGGCTCAGGCCAGGGTAGAGGCGTCGCTGCCGTATGCGAACGAAATGACTAACGTCATGAACCGTCTCGCGGCGGCCAGCTCGCTGGATCACCCGATGCTGCGTGTCCGTGAAGACGCTAAGGTAGCTGCCGTTCTCGTGGTCACCTCTGACCGCGGCATGTGTGGCGGCTACAACAACAACGTCTTCAAGAAGGCGGCTGAGCTCGAGGCTCTCCTCAAGAGCGAGGGTTACGAGATCGTCCGCTACGTCACTGGTGGCAAGGGCGTTGGCTTCTACAAGTTCCGCGAAGCCGATGTCGCTGGCAGCTGGACCGGTTTCTCTCAGGATCCATCCTGGGAGGCAACCCATGACGTGCGCCGCCATCTCATCGATGGCTTCGTGGCGGGTTCTAACGGCACCACTAAGGGCCGCGATGGCCTCCACACCGAGGGCGAGGGCAATGGCGTCCGCGGCTTCGATGTAGTGCACGTTGTGTACACCGAGTTTGAGTCCATGCTGACCCAGACCGCGCGTGCACAGCAGCTGCTGCCGGTCGTGCCGGTAGTGCAGGAACGCGAGATGCACCTGGGCGGCTCCGCCACGGAGACCGCCGAGGACGCAGAGATTGGCCCGGACGTAGAGTTCGAGCCGGACGCGGATACCCTGATGGAAGCCCTGCTTCCTAAGTACGTATCTCGCACCCTGTACGCCATGTTCTTGGAGGCTTCCGCTTCCGAGTCCGCCGCACGCCGTACCGCTATGAAGTCTGCTACTGACAACGCTACGGAACTGGTCAAGGACCTGTCCCGCGTGGCTAACCAGGCTCGTCAGGCGCAGATTACCCAGGAAATTACAGAGATCGTCGGTGGCGCTGGTGCGCTCGCCGAAAGCGCAGAAAGTGACTAG